A window of Ardenticatenales bacterium genomic DNA:
TGCTCCACCGTGACCGCGCAATCCGCGTGGACCAGTGCCGGTCGCTGCGCCAGCCAGCTTTCCATCAGCACCAGGGAAAAGCTCTCGTTGGTGGAGGGCTGACACAAGAGGAGGGAGGCGGCGTGGGCGTCGTATTTGTCCTGGCGCGGGACGAAGCCGAGGTCCACGACGGAATCGGCCAGGTCGAGAGGGATGGTGATGTCGCCCGGTCCAATGAAGAGCAGGCGCAGGGAGGGGCGGCGCTGATGGACGTATCGTCGCCAGTAATCGAGGAGGAGGGGAGTGTTTTTGCCGGCATCCTTCCGCCCCGCCACCAGCACAAAATCCCCCCGGATGCCATATTTCTGGCGAAAGCGGTCCTCGTCCCCCTGCCAATCCGTATCCACCCCCTCCCCCAACACCACGCGCAACTGCCCCTCATCCCGCGGGTAGAGCGCGTCCGCCAGGGCCAATTCGGCCTCCGTGTGCAGAATGAGGCCGCGCACGTGGGGGAAAACCTGGCGGTAGAGGCTGAGGCGGGCGTAGCTTTCGTCGTGCAGGCAGGGGATGACGAGGCTGCGTCGCGGCCAGACCTGCGCGCCGTAGTAGGTGGTGGCGAACATGTAGGGGATGAAGAGGAAGAGGGTGCTGGCGGGGGCGGTGCGGATGTGGTCGTAGAGGTCGGGGCAGTTGATCATCTGGCGGATGTAGGTCTGCTCCTGCCGCGGCGTGATGGGCAGGTTCTGCATCAGGCGCCAGTTGACGGCGTCGAAGGCGGCGCGGTCCCGCCGCCGCACGGGGAAGCGGCGCACGGGGACGCCGTTGATGGTTTCGCGGGTGGTTTTGTGGTGGTTTTTGCTCCAGTCGGCGAAGAAGTCGCGGATGGTGGTGGTGAGGATGTGGGCGGAAATGCCGGCATGCACCAACCGCTCCGCCGTCCGCCTCGTTTCCGCCTCCATCCCCCCCGGAATATCCGCTCCATACCACGGCGTCACGAACGCAACGTTAATGTCGGGCTGGGCTTCACTCATCCCGCGCCTGTTCCCGTTCCAGGTCCTCACCCAGAACACTCAACGCCCGCAGCAGGTGCGTATTCACCTTCATCTGCTCCGCGGCCATCTGGTTGAGGTAGAACAGCACCAACTCATGCACCTTGCGCCGCGCCCACTCGATGAGGGGGCCGATGAGGGGGATGGGCACTTTGCTGACAAAGATGCGCGGCTTGATCTGGTCGTAGGCCAGACCGGCCTGATAGAGATGCTCGTAGAATGCCGGCGAAAAGCGCCGCCCGCTGACGGAGACGACCGGCGGTTGTCCCGTTTGCGCCGCGCGCTGGGCCAGAATCTCGGCGCGGATCTGCTGCATGATTTCTTCGACGTTGACTTCTGGTTCACTCATCATCACCCTTCCCTGTTCAGCCGAGTGACGCCAGTCGTTCACCGATCCGCGCGTGGCTGGCTTCGATTTGGGCCAGCTTGTCCCGCTCCCGCTGCACCACGTCCGCCGGAGCGCGCTGGGCAAAGGGGCCGGACAGCAGTTTACGCAGCCGCGCTATCTCCTTGTCCGCGTCCGCCAGTTCCGCTTGCAGCCGCGCCTGCTCTTTCTCCAGGTCCACCATGCCGGCAAGTGGCAGATAGCACGTAATCTCGCCCAACGACAGCGTCAGCGCCTGGTCGGGCGCGGCAATCGAGTCGGCGATAGTCAGGCGGTCATCGTCCAGGCGCGCCAGGAAGGTGAGGACATCACGCTGGCTTTCCAGGAAGGCGGTGTGCGCGCCGCCTTGAATGAAGGCGGCAATGCGGCGGCTGGCGTCCACCTGATTGTCCGCCCGCGCCGCGCGAATCGCCCGAATCAGATCGCGCAACTGCGTAAAGGCGGCGGCGGACGCCTGATCATCCAGGTCCGCCGTGGGCCAGTCGGCGATGATGAGCGCATCCGCCCACCCTTCGGCGGGAGCGATGCCCAGGTCCGCCGCCTGGAAGGCCGACTTAAGCTGTTGCCACGTCTCTTCGGTGACAAAGGGGATGTAGGGATGCAGCAGGCGCAGGCAGGCGTCCAGCACCTGCCGCGCCACGGCCAGGGTGGTCCAGGCGGTAGCCCCGCCTTTGGCAAGCTGCACTTTGGCCTGCTCCAGATACCAGTCGGCATAGTCGCCCCAGAGGAAGTCGTAAATCTGGCGACCTGCCTCGCCATAGAGGTAGTTGTCGAAGAGGCGGTCGGCGGTGTTGATCAGCTCGCTGAGGCGGGTGAGAATCCAGCGGTCGGCGGCGGTGTAGGCAGGGGCGGCAGGTCGGTCGGCGGGCGTCACCTGTTCGATGCCGCGCACCACGAAGCGGGCCATGTTCCAGATTTTGTTGGCGAAGTTGCGATTGCTGGCGACTTTCGCCAGGGAGAGGTTCATGTCGTTGCCCGGCGTGCTGCCCGTGAGCAGGGTGAAGCGCAGGGCATCCGTGCCGTATTCGTCCATGACTTCGAGCGGGTCCACCACGTTGCCGGCCGTTTTGCTCATCTTCTCCCCCTCTTCATCTCTGACAAGCCCGTGCAGGTAGATGGTGTGGAAGGGAATATCATTGGTGAACAGCAGGCTGGTCATCACCATGCGCGCCACCCAGAAGAAGAGAATGTCGTAGCCCGTTTCCAGAACGTCCGTGGGGAAGTAGCGGGCCAAGTCGGGTGTTTCGTCCGGCCAGCCGAGGGTGCTGAAAGGCCAGAGGGCGCTGGAGAACCAGGTATCGAGCACGTCGGGGTCCTGCTCCAACGCGACGCCATCTCCGTATTGCGCGCGCGCCTGGCGGTAGGCGTCCGCCTCGTCGTGGGCGGCAATGGGGTGGTTGTGGTCGCCATCCACGTACCAGATAGGGATGCGATGCCCCCACCAGAGCTGGCGGCTGATGCACCAGGGGCGGATATTGGTGAGCCAGTTCTCCCACACTTTGTTGAAGCGTTCGGGCACGATGCGGATGCGCCCGCTGCGCACGGCGGCGAGGCCCATTTCGGCCATCGGTTTGGCGTTCACGAACCACTGTTTGCTGATGAGGGGTTCGATGATTTCGCCGCCACGCTGGCTGCGGGGGACATTGAGGGTGTAGGCTTCGCGGCGAATGGTGAGGCCGGCGGCGGCCATGTCCGCCCACAGTTTCTCACGACAGGCGAAGCGGTCCATGCCGGCATACGCCCCCGCCGCCGCGCTCATTGTTGCATCCTTATTCATCACATTCACCATCGCCAGCCCATGCCGCCGCCCAATCTCGAAGTCATTGGGATCGTGGCCGGGCGTGATCTTCAACGCGCCCGTGCCAAAAGCCATGTCCACGTACGCGTCGGCGATGATGGGGATTTCGCGGTTGAGCATGGGCACGAGGGCCATTTTGCCGATGAAGGCCTGGTAGCGTTCGTCGTCGGGATGCACGGCCACGGCGGTGTCGCCGAGGATGGTTTCCGGGCGCGTGGTGGCTACGGGCAGGAAGCCGCCCCCCTGCACCGGATACTGGAAGTAGTAGAGGAAACCCGGCTCCTCGCGGTATTCCACTTCCAGGTCGGAGACGGCCGTTTGCAGGCCGGGCGACCAGTTCACCAGGTATTCGCCCTGGTAGATGAGGCCCATGCGGTAGAGGCGAATGAACGCTTCATGCACGGCGCGAGAGAGGCCGTTGTCCAGGGTGAAGCGTTGACGGTCCCAATCGCAGGAGGCGCCGAGGCGGCGCAGTTGGGTAGTGATGCGGCTGCCGTATTTTTCTTTCCACTGCCAGGTGCGGCGCACGAATTCTTCGCGCCCGATTTCCTCGCGGGTGACTTCTTCGGTGCGCAGCAGGAGTTTTTCGACCTGGAGTTGGGTGGCGATGCCGGCATGGTCCGACCCCGGAACCCACAACGCCGCCCGCCCCTGCATCCGCGCCCGCCGGATCATCAAATCCTCCAGCGCCACGAACATCGCATGACCCTGATGCAGTTCTCCGGTCACATTTGGCGGCGGAATGGAAATCACAAACGGCTTCGCCTCCGGCGGGCGCGCTTCCGGTCGAAACCAGCCATTTGCCTCCCACCATTGGTAAAGTCGTTCCTCCGTGTTGGCGAAATCGTATGCCTTGGGCATGTCGGTCATATCAGCACTCCTTCAAAAATGTAGGGCGATTTTCCAAATCGCCCGCCCGATTTGGAAAATCGGGCTACGACGGCACACCATTTTCATTATAAATCTGCGTCATCTGCGAAATCTGTGATAACGTTTTCAGGCTCTTTCGGATTTCGCGGGGTCTGCCCCACATATAGATTTGGAGTCAAGGCTTTAGCCGGTTCTTGAGTCAAGGCTTTAGCCGGTTCTTGCGCACACATTCCGGCAAAAGCCTCCACTCCCCGCGAATTCCTGGAGGACGGCCCGTCGCGGCCCATGTTGTCTCCTCAGATGCGCCAATCGTGGTCGGCGGCGCGCATCCTGACAATAAAAAACTCTCTCATCCAGCAAGGACGAGAGAGTTGATCTCACGCGGTACCACCTTGGTTCCGCGGCAACCTCCCTGGTCGCCGCGACACTTTAACGCTATAACGGGCGTACCCGAACGAGGCTTACGCAGGCAAAATGCCCTTCGGCCTGTCAACTCCTGGGCGACGTTCGGCGGCGTCTGAAGTGCGAAGGCTCTCAGCCGGTGACCCTCGCTCTCTGTTTTAGAGAGGCAATCTCTGTCATCAGGGGAGCCGCTTACTCCTCCCAGTCATCGTTTTTGCTTGTTCAAGTTTGGCAAGTAGTATAGCGGATGGGGAAAGGGAGAGCAATACCCAATTTCAGGTTGGGTGCGTTCAAAAGTTGTGTAAGAATGGAGAAGCGAGCAAAATAGTCAGTATGAACACGAATGAACAATCTTGGCACGATAAATTTGCAGAATTGGAAACCAATATCCACGTGTGGTGGCGGCAGCAACGCCAGTACACACTCACCGAAATCGAAGAGGCTGTCGACGCTGAATTGGCACAATTGCGTCAACAACTCGTCGAAGACCTGCTTGGGGAGATGTCCTGCCAAGAGCCGGACATGAGCAAACCGCTTTGCCCGGCATGTCAGGAGGTCATGAAACCAAATGGAAAGAAAAAACGGCGCTTGCGCAGCAAAGAGGACCAGGTGATTGAACTCAACCGGGAACAAATGCGTTGTCCAGCTTGCGGGATGACGCTTTTTCCCCCTGGATGAGGCGCTGGGATTAGTCAGTGGACATTTCACCCCGCAGGTGCAGGAGGCAATGACACGGTTGGGGAGCCGACTTCCCTATGGCGAAGCCCAGGAGGAACTCAAACTGATGTGGGGTATCACCGTTTCTCGCGGTGCGGTCCGTGATGTCACCTTGCGGCATGGGCAGGTGGCCGAACAGTTGATGCTCGCCGAGGTGGAACGGCTAGAAAGGGAAGCGCCGCCGGCCACGGCCACACCGGCACAATTGGTGTTGTGTGCTGACGGGGCCTTTGTGCAACTGACCAGTGGCGAGTGGCGCGAAGTGAAAACGGCTACTTTCGGGGAGTTTGCCAGTCATTGGCACGCAGAAAAGGGGAAAATCGTGGTGAAAACGGACAAGTTGAGCTATTTCTCGCGGGTAGAGGCATCGGAATCTTTCAGCCACCATGCGCTGTATGAATGGCAGCAACGAGGGGGGGAGAATGCGCAGCGGGTAGCCGCGGTCAATGACGGGGCGCGGTGGATTCAATCCTTCATCGATTATCATTGCCCAGATGCGGTGCGCGTGATTGACTTCGCCCATGCGCAGTCCTATGTGGCGGCTGTCGGGAAAGCCGTTTACGGAGAGGACAGCGAGTCCTTCAAATCCTGGTATGCCGCAGCCAGCAAACAATTAGGAAAGAAACCACCCCAGCGGACGATTGCCGACTTGCGCCTATTGCAGACCCAACACGACCCTGACGGCGAAAATCAAGAGATAGCGCAAGCCATTCAATACCTGCAAACCCGTCTGCCCATGATTGATTACCCCCATTTCCGACGGCAACAACTGCCGATTGGTTCCGGCATTGGGGAGAGTGGCAACAAGGTGGTCATGCAGCGACGTATGAAACAGGCGGGCATGCGCTGGGCCGAGACCAGTCTCAACCCCATGCTGGCCTTGCGCAACTTGATTTGTAATCAGCGGTGGCAGACGGGGTGGCGCGCTATTTGCCAGCAGCGTCTTATTTCTCAGCGCCAACAGCGTCTCCAGCCTCGACACCTGCCACGCCACCCATCGCCGCCCCCGCTCACTTTTGCGTCTGTACAGGTCGATTGGGGAGAACTACCTGACAACGACACCGTCAATGCTTCATCGAGTACGGCCAAACTCGCTCATCCCTGGCGCAACAACAAGTGGCCCCTGCGTCACCGATACTAGCCCACAACTTTTGAACGCACCCTTCTGATCAGAGTTGAGCGTTTCCGCCAGTTGTATGGAGGTCAGTTTCGTTCACGTATATCCTCATGCTGTCAGGAAGATTGGGCCAATCAGAGATGTGGAGAATGGACAGAATCGGGAGTTCTGAGAATCGGTTCCAGCTGACTGCGCCATGCATCCAATTTGGCTGTAAGGGTATGACGTATTCTCAGTGGCAATTCCCAGATGGTGCATAGTTAGTCAAAGTCGTTTGCCAGTTGGAATCCCCTATTACGCGCCACATACCTTCGCCCTTTCCAGGCGTGGATAATATGCGTCAGTCATTGGGAGATGGAATCGTTTTGTCCCATGGTGCGATAGGTTTGGCTAATAGCCCATCATGTTGTTGTCACCTAAAGGTATCGCCTCATGTTGTCACGTCGCAACAACCTTCACCCTCTTTCTATCCACCACCTGACCCCAT
This region includes:
- a CDS encoding valine--tRNA ligase, giving the protein MTDMPKAYDFANTEERLYQWWEANGWFRPEARPPEAKPFVISIPPPNVTGELHQGHAMFVALEDLMIRRARMQGRAALWVPGSDHAGIATQLQVEKLLLRTEEVTREEIGREEFVRRTWQWKEKYGSRITTQLRRLGASCDWDRQRFTLDNGLSRAVHEAFIRLYRMGLIYQGEYLVNWSPGLQTAVSDLEVEYREEPGFLYYFQYPVQGGGFLPVATTRPETILGDTAVAVHPDDERYQAFIGKMALVPMLNREIPIIADAYVDMAFGTGALKITPGHDPNDFEIGRRHGLAMVNVMNKDATMSAAAGAYAGMDRFACREKLWADMAAAGLTIRREAYTLNVPRSQRGGEIIEPLISKQWFVNAKPMAEMGLAAVRSGRIRIVPERFNKVWENWLTNIRPWCISRQLWWGHRIPIWYVDGDHNHPIAAHDEADAYRQARAQYGDGVALEQDPDVLDTWFSSALWPFSTLGWPDETPDLARYFPTDVLETGYDILFFWVARMVMTSLLFTNDIPFHTIYLHGLVRDEEGEKMSKTAGNVVDPLEVMDEYGTDALRFTLLTGSTPGNDMNLSLAKVASNRNFANKIWNMARFVVRGIEQVTPADRPAAPAYTAADRWILTRLSELINTADRLFDNYLYGEAGRQIYDFLWGDYADWYLEQAKVQLAKGGATAWTTLAVARQVLDACLRLLHPYIPFVTEETWQQLKSAFQAADLGIAPAEGWADALIIADWPTADLDDQASAAAFTQLRDLIRAIRAARADNQVDASRRIAAFIQGGAHTAFLESQRDVLTFLARLDDDRLTIADSIAAPDQALTLSLGEITCYLPLAGMVDLEKEQARLQAELADADKEIARLRKLLSGPFAQRAPADVVQRERDKLAQIEASHARIGERLASLG
- a CDS encoding glycosyltransferase family 4 protein, with protein sequence MSEAQPDINVAFVTPWYGADIPGGMEAETRRTAERLVHAGISAHILTTTIRDFFADWSKNHHKTTRETINGVPVRRFPVRRRDRAAFDAVNWRLMQNLPITPRQEQTYIRQMINCPDLYDHIRTAPASTLFLFIPYMFATTYYGAQVWPRRSLVIPCLHDESYARLSLYRQVFPHVRGLILHTEAELALADALYPRDEGQLRVVLGEGVDTDWQGDEDRFRQKYGIRGDFVLVAGRKDAGKNTPLLLDYWRRYVHQRRPSLRLLFIGPGDITIPLDLADSVVDLGFVPRQDKYDAHAASLLLCQPSTNESFSLVLMESWLAQRPALVHADCAVTVEQCQKANAGLYFADYDEFAATLDYFQAQPQTARRMGEQGRRYVLANFHWDVVVARYRALLARVARGA